The genomic DNA ATCCGCACGCTGTTCAGGAACACCTCGACCAGGTGGGGTGTGAGTCGCAGATCGACCGAAGTCTTCGCGTGCCGGTACGGCACGCTGTAGTGGTGGCCCTCCAGTTCGACGTGGTAGTCCAACCCAACGGTGGTGCGTTTCCAGGCGGCGATCTCGAACGGCTGGAGTGGCAGGGGACGCAGGGCCGGCTGGTCCAGCTCGGTGAACAGTTCGAAGCGGCTCCCTGGCCGCTTCTGAAAGGGTTTGAGGTTGAGTTCCTGAAGGAGTGGACGCAGGGCCTCGTTGGCGGCCGCCACGCTGAAGTAGACCTGGTCGCGCAGCGGGGCCAGCAGTCGCCGTTCGATGATCTGCACGTGGACTTCCACCAGCGCCTTGTCTTTGGGCTTGCGGACCCGGGCCGGAATGACCGCGACGCCGTAATACTCGGCAAATTCCGCGTACGCGCGGTTGAGCTCCGGTTCATAACGGCTGGG from Deinococcus aquiradiocola includes the following:
- the istA gene encoding IS21 family transposase gives rise to the protein LFVDYAGLTLAITDPRTGVVHPGQVFVATLGASDYTYAEVTRTQSSEDWLSSHVRALAFFGGVPETIVPDNLKSGVTHPSRYEPELNRAYAEFAEYYGVAVIPARVRKPKDKALVEVHVQIIERRLLAPLRDQVYFSVAAANEALRPLLQELNLKPFQKRPGSRFELFTELDQPALRPLPLQPFEIAAWKRTTVGLDYHVELEGHHYSVPYRHAKTSVDLRLTPHLVEVFLNSVR